Proteins from a single region of Bogoriella caseilytica:
- a CDS encoding MogA/MoaB family molybdenum cofactor biosynthesis protein, with product MDLTPGAVITVSDRCSRGEAEDRSGPLAAKLLAEAGVRAEVVVIPDGAGSVTVALREALAAGARVVVTTGGTGVTPRDRTPEGTAEVLQQVLPGVAEVIRARGARTVPTAVLSRGLAGIATGAAGKAVVVNAPGSTGGVRDALAVLTPLIGHLLNQLDGGDH from the coding sequence ATGGATCTGACTCCCGGCGCCGTCATCACCGTGTCCGATCGCTGTTCGCGCGGCGAGGCCGAGGACCGCTCCGGGCCGCTGGCCGCGAAACTCCTCGCCGAGGCCGGCGTGCGGGCCGAGGTCGTGGTGATCCCCGACGGCGCCGGCTCGGTGACCGTCGCGCTCCGCGAAGCCCTGGCCGCCGGCGCGCGGGTGGTGGTGACCACCGGGGGCACCGGCGTCACCCCCCGCGACCGCACCCCCGAGGGCACCGCGGAGGTGTTGCAGCAGGTGCTGCCCGGGGTGGCTGAGGTCATTCGTGCGCGGGGGGCGCGCACGGTTCCCACCGCGGTGCTCTCGCGCGGCCTGGCTGGGATCGCCACCGGAGCGGCCGGGAAGGCGGTGGTGGTCAATGCGCCAGGATCCACCGGTGGTGTTCGCGATGCCCTCGCGGTCCTCACACCGCTGATCGGGCACTTGCTCAACCAACTCGACGGCGGCGACCACTAG
- a CDS encoding DEAD/DEAH box helicase family protein, with protein MPPARPLSTWRFRGTLRDYQEDILGQSFPPDEPLHIVAPPGAGKTLVGLLLAIRDGRRAVALTPTTTIRHQWAATARELATDPDQVSEDTAAPADLTVMTYQALSVVRSDDAVGDLARVQWHDELTEAGRTTESAEAFLNALQEENPREYRSGLRRRHRRLRRELVRSDPSQVAQVLHPNALALVDRLVEAGVETILLDECHHLLDHWALVVGYLRARIAAAGGTPHLIGLTATLPSPDDGTAYDNYTGLLGDVDYEIPTPAVVREGNLAPYRDLVWFTEPTAAEQDFLRRHEEQLTALAHEMMSTEEGVGYLVETLQPEEECPGGDAADRGATDRGNAGRPSADQRLAAAFRDDLPLAESCSRMLRQISPRHDLIRLLPTVTASPATTEDALVVLGRFAQRRLLADPSRRADWERVRTTLADFGYQLTDRGIRRGRDPVDSVLAHSCAKDAAAVQILRHELSREDGHRMRAVVVCDFAVHGNQRGHRGATAAAGGSDPGNGPAGALRAFATLAADPAIAALRPVLVTAQHLRMRTADAGELMPQLAEHLQVELRAEPLPADPEISVIEAPTASAYKVVRAISAMVSEGQLRVIVGTRGLLGEGWDCPAINTLVDLTAVATSSATQQLRGRTLRLDPQWPGKVAHNWGVACVVPPRLRLDHGGEISRVRRRHQHLWGLSTDDDTAIITGLRHSLTVEQELMLTRLVARDRGASAERLNEVTLTRLPERAQTYRQWRVGEPYTGAERETLELAPSEETAPSFVSPPTLAALVVMGIGLLLALIRLTADTFLRAHVLPNVTQFILGFLALVAVYMALGGWRQVRDLRRSLRRRAWPADSYRAVTLTVAETLHGMHGGAYYDPADVSVRRHVIAAPVTGTLVTSGYDISLQGGSLADQRLVIDAVAEVFGPVERPRFLLRVARGGRRTERRASAAQRFADRVLPPPQYIPVPGMIARRQENARKFTELWKQHVGPATLVEVRGNDALEILADARRHSVATAADKPHRRREWL; from the coding sequence ATGCCTCCTGCACGCCCCCTGAGCACCTGGCGCTTTCGCGGCACCCTGCGCGACTATCAGGAGGACATCCTCGGCCAGTCCTTCCCCCCTGACGAGCCGCTGCACATCGTGGCCCCGCCCGGGGCGGGCAAAACCCTGGTCGGTTTGCTCCTGGCCATCCGTGACGGCCGGCGCGCGGTGGCGCTGACCCCGACCACCACGATCCGGCACCAGTGGGCCGCCACCGCCCGTGAGCTCGCCACGGACCCCGACCAGGTCTCGGAGGACACCGCCGCGCCGGCCGACCTGACCGTGATGACCTACCAGGCGCTGTCGGTGGTGCGCAGCGACGACGCGGTCGGCGACCTCGCCCGGGTGCAGTGGCACGACGAACTCACTGAGGCCGGCCGCACCACGGAGTCGGCCGAGGCCTTCCTGAACGCTCTGCAGGAGGAGAACCCGCGCGAGTACCGGTCCGGCCTGCGGCGGCGCCACCGCCGTCTGCGGCGCGAACTCGTGCGCTCGGACCCCAGCCAGGTGGCCCAGGTGCTCCACCCCAACGCCCTGGCGCTGGTGGACCGCCTGGTGGAAGCCGGTGTGGAGACGATTCTGCTCGACGAATGCCATCACCTGCTCGACCATTGGGCGCTGGTGGTCGGCTACCTGCGCGCCCGCATCGCCGCCGCCGGCGGCACGCCACACCTGATCGGCCTGACGGCGACCTTACCCTCCCCCGACGACGGCACCGCCTACGACAACTACACCGGGCTGCTTGGCGACGTCGATTACGAGATCCCGACGCCTGCGGTGGTCCGGGAGGGCAACCTGGCGCCCTATCGCGACCTGGTCTGGTTCACCGAACCCACTGCCGCGGAACAGGACTTCCTCCGCCGGCACGAGGAACAGCTGACAGCACTCGCCCACGAGATGATGAGCACCGAGGAGGGCGTGGGCTACCTGGTCGAGACCCTCCAGCCCGAGGAAGAGTGCCCAGGCGGCGATGCTGCGGATCGCGGGGCCACCGATCGCGGGAACGCCGGGCGCCCCAGCGCCGACCAGCGCTTGGCCGCCGCCTTCCGGGATGATCTGCCCCTGGCAGAATCCTGCTCACGCATGCTGCGTCAGATCAGCCCGAGGCACGATCTCATCCGGCTCCTGCCGACGGTCACCGCCAGCCCAGCCACCACTGAGGATGCCCTGGTGGTGCTGGGCCGTTTCGCCCAACGCCGTCTGCTGGCCGATCCGAGCCGGCGCGCGGACTGGGAGCGGGTCCGCACCACGCTGGCCGACTTCGGCTATCAACTCACCGATCGCGGCATCCGCCGGGGGCGGGATCCCGTGGACTCGGTGCTGGCACACTCCTGCGCCAAAGACGCCGCCGCGGTGCAGATCCTGCGTCACGAGCTCAGCCGCGAGGACGGGCACCGGATGCGCGCCGTGGTGGTCTGCGACTTCGCCGTGCACGGCAACCAGCGCGGCCATCGGGGCGCCACTGCGGCCGCGGGTGGCTCCGACCCCGGCAACGGCCCTGCCGGCGCGCTGCGGGCTTTCGCCACACTCGCCGCTGATCCCGCCATCGCTGCCCTCCGGCCGGTGCTGGTCACCGCCCAGCACCTGCGCATGCGAACCGCTGACGCCGGCGAGCTGATGCCCCAGCTCGCCGAGCATCTCCAGGTGGAGCTGCGGGCCGAGCCACTGCCGGCGGACCCGGAGATCAGCGTGATCGAGGCGCCGACCGCGAGCGCCTACAAGGTGGTGCGGGCGATCTCGGCCATGGTCAGCGAGGGGCAGCTGCGGGTGATTGTCGGCACGCGCGGGCTTCTGGGCGAGGGATGGGACTGCCCGGCCATCAACACCCTCGTCGACCTCACCGCGGTGGCCACCTCCTCCGCCACGCAACAGCTGCGCGGGCGGACCTTGCGACTGGACCCCCAATGGCCTGGCAAGGTGGCGCACAACTGGGGTGTGGCGTGCGTGGTGCCTCCGCGGCTGCGCCTGGACCACGGCGGCGAGATCTCACGGGTGCGGCGACGGCACCAGCACCTGTGGGGGCTGAGCACCGACGACGACACCGCCATCATCACCGGCCTGCGCCACAGCCTCACCGTGGAGCAGGAGCTGATGCTCACGCGGCTCGTGGCCAGAGACCGGGGCGCGTCGGCCGAGCGTCTCAACGAGGTCACGCTCACGCGCCTGCCTGAGCGCGCCCAGACCTACCGGCAGTGGCGGGTGGGCGAGCCCTACACCGGGGCCGAGCGCGAGACGCTGGAGCTCGCACCGAGTGAGGAGACCGCACCGTCCTTCGTCTCTCCCCCCACGCTGGCGGCCCTCGTGGTGATGGGGATCGGACTCCTTCTTGCCCTGATCCGGTTGACAGCGGACACCTTTCTGCGAGCGCACGTACTGCCCAACGTCACCCAGTTCATCCTGGGCTTCTTGGCGCTCGTCGCTGTGTACATGGCCCTCGGGGGATGGCGACAGGTCCGCGACCTGCGACGTAGCCTGCGCCGCCGTGCCTGGCCGGCCGATTCCTATCGCGCCGTCACGCTGACCGTGGCCGAGACCCTGCATGGGATGCACGGCGGGGCCTACTACGACCCCGCCGACGTGTCCGTGCGGCGCCACGTGATCGCCGCCCCTGTCACCGGCACCCTGGTGACCTCCGGCTATGACATCAGCCTGCAGGGCGGCTCGCTGGCCGATCAGCGCCTGGTGATCGATGCCGTGGCGGAGGTCTTCGGGCCGGTGGAACGCCCCCGCTTCCTACTGCGGGTGGCGCGCGGCGGGCGGCGCACGGAGCGCCGGGCCTCCGCGGCGCAGCGATTCGCCGATCGCGTGCTTCCGCCACCGCAATACATCCCGGTACCGGGCATGATCGCTCGCCGGCAAGAGAATGCCCGCAAGTTCACTGAGCTGTGGAAGCAGCACGTCGGCCCGGCCACGCTCGTCGAGGTCCGGGGCAACGACGCCCTGGAGATCCTCGCCGACGCTCGCCGGCACTCCGTGGCGACTGCCGCCGACAAGCCACATCGCCGCCGCGAATGGCTGTAA
- a CDS encoding glycerophosphodiester phosphodiesterase translates to MTVSPAPAPHRYADHPGPWLSAHRGGMGIAPENTARAFTQALDLGLRHLETDVRVTADGVPLAFHDRTLDRVTELRGPVAARTWDELSRTRVLGQEPLLRLDELLGGFPESLVSIDIKEAQAVRPVIEAVRRTQAADRVCVAGGWDAWLQAAHEACGVTTALGWRALTHFLTATRAGVRPALRPRQGARFVHVSLDYGPAQIMRSPRLAERVVSMATALGLGVVAWTVNDVETADRLRAAGVAGVITDRPDLLAGRH, encoded by the coding sequence ATGACTGTGAGCCCCGCACCTGCCCCGCACCGCTATGCCGATCACCCTGGCCCGTGGCTCTCCGCCCACCGCGGCGGCATGGGCATCGCCCCGGAGAACACCGCGCGCGCCTTCACCCAGGCCCTCGATCTCGGGTTGCGGCACCTGGAAACGGATGTGCGGGTCACCGCCGACGGTGTTCCGCTCGCCTTCCACGACCGCACCTTGGACCGTGTCACCGAGCTGCGTGGCCCCGTCGCCGCTCGCACGTGGGACGAACTCTCCCGCACCCGGGTACTCGGCCAGGAGCCGCTGCTCCGCCTGGACGAACTCCTTGGCGGATTCCCCGAGTCGCTGGTCTCCATCGACATCAAGGAAGCGCAGGCCGTGCGTCCGGTGATCGAGGCGGTGCGCCGCACTCAGGCGGCCGATCGCGTCTGCGTGGCCGGCGGCTGGGACGCGTGGCTCCAGGCAGCGCACGAAGCCTGCGGGGTGACCACCGCGCTGGGCTGGAGGGCGCTGACCCACTTCCTCACGGCCACACGAGCAGGCGTCCGGCCTGCGCTGCGCCCACGCCAGGGTGCTCGCTTCGTGCACGTCTCGCTCGACTACGGTCCTGCGCAGATCATGCGCAGCCCCCGCCTGGCGGAGCGGGTCGTCTCCATGGCCACGGCCCTGGGCCTGGGCGTGGTGGCCTGGACAGTCAACGACGTCGAGACCGCCGATCGTCTGCGCGCTGCAGGCGTGGCCGGAGTGATCACCGACCGGCCCGACCTCCTGGCGGGCCGGCACTAG
- a CDS encoding DUF624 domain-containing protein, whose product MAERRKLQAETWETIFGVAYLVVGTNAMLVLAASPLIVLLMTTDPRSSWLALALAAVGAVPAATATFAVFRDFSVTRGGGVIRVFWSAWWRHLRRSLALGVLLVGAVVVLAADMMVLINFRLGALAIPLLVVLTVLVAATVLLALVASVERPEARLREVLKASLYLGVRRWYLTLLSFAAIGLLGALFIEHPALALGLAAAPLLYAVWGNSRYALRPVLPPGAAVQI is encoded by the coding sequence ATGGCGGAGCGACGCAAGCTGCAGGCCGAGACGTGGGAGACGATCTTCGGAGTCGCCTACCTGGTGGTGGGTACCAACGCCATGCTGGTCCTGGCGGCCTCACCCCTGATCGTGCTGCTCATGACCACGGACCCGCGCTCGTCCTGGCTGGCCCTCGCTCTGGCTGCTGTGGGCGCCGTGCCCGCGGCGACGGCCACTTTCGCCGTCTTCCGCGACTTCAGCGTGACTCGCGGCGGCGGTGTGATCCGGGTGTTCTGGTCTGCCTGGTGGCGGCATCTGCGCCGTTCCTTGGCGCTGGGCGTGCTGTTGGTTGGCGCGGTCGTCGTGCTCGCCGCCGACATGATGGTGCTGATCAACTTCCGCCTGGGAGCGCTCGCGATCCCGCTGTTGGTGGTCCTGACGGTGCTCGTGGCCGCCACGGTGCTGCTCGCCCTGGTGGCGAGCGTGGAGCGGCCCGAGGCGCGTTTGCGCGAGGTGCTGAAGGCGAGCCTGTATCTCGGAGTGCGCCGCTGGTACCTCACGCTGCTCTCCTTCGCGGCCATCGGTCTGCTCGGCGCCCTCTTCATCGAGCACCCGGCGTTGGCGCTCGGACTGGCGGCCGCCCCGCTGCTCTACGCGGTGTGGGGCAACTCCCGGTACGCACTCCGGCCCGTGCTCCCGCCAGGCGCTGCCGTGCAGATCTGA
- a CDS encoding carbohydrate ABC transporter permease, which yields MALLTLDRPAKTFTPPADFRPDRRTPGQVIARVALYVGLSVASAAILLPFVWMVISSLKTNNQVFTVPIQWIPDPVVWSNYVDIWATSNMTTWIRNTLILSVGVTFLQVFTGSFAAYGFSKMRFPGRDVLFLAYVGTIAVPWQAYMIPQYIILSRAGLSNTLWSILVLQAFGAFGVFLMKQYYDSIPEELSEAARIDGLSEYSIWRRIVVPLSGPALATLVLLTFVNTWNDYLGPLIYLRDRDLWTIQIGLNSFASQYNTEHALIMTGSVISVLPIAIIFLAGQRYFVQGIATAGLKG from the coding sequence ATGGCACTGCTGACGCTGGATCGACCAGCCAAGACCTTCACCCCGCCGGCCGACTTCCGCCCCGATCGGCGCACTCCGGGGCAGGTGATCGCGCGGGTGGCGCTCTACGTGGGCCTGAGCGTGGCCTCGGCGGCCATCCTCCTGCCTTTCGTGTGGATGGTCATCTCCTCGCTCAAGACGAACAACCAGGTCTTCACCGTGCCGATCCAGTGGATCCCCGACCCGGTGGTGTGGAGCAACTACGTCGACATCTGGGCGACCTCGAACATGACCACCTGGATCAGGAACACGCTGATCCTCTCGGTCGGGGTGACGTTCCTGCAGGTCTTCACCGGCAGCTTCGCGGCCTACGGGTTCTCGAAGATGCGCTTCCCGGGCCGCGACGTCTTGTTCCTGGCTTACGTGGGGACCATCGCGGTGCCGTGGCAGGCCTACATGATCCCGCAGTACATCATCTTGTCCCGGGCCGGCCTCTCGAACACCCTGTGGTCGATCCTGGTGCTGCAGGCCTTCGGTGCCTTCGGCGTCTTCCTGATGAAGCAGTACTACGACTCGATTCCTGAGGAGCTCTCCGAGGCGGCCCGTATCGACGGACTCTCGGAGTACTCCATCTGGCGGCGCATCGTGGTCCCGCTCTCCGGCCCTGCGCTGGCCACGCTGGTGCTCCTGACCTTCGTGAACACCTGGAACGACTATCTCGGACCGCTGATCTACCTGCGTGATCGTGACCTGTGGACGATCCAGATCGGGCTGAACTCCTTCGCCTCGCAGTACAACACCGAGCACGCGCTCATCATGACCGGCTCGGTGATCTCGGTGCTGCCGATCGCGATCATCTTCCTGGCGGGCCAGCGGTACTTCGTGCAAGGCATCGCCACGGCGGGCTTGAAGGGCTAA
- a CDS encoding carbohydrate ABC transporter permease yields MATLSAAPPRRRTRRPGARLRRRNTFIGWTFILPNFIGFATLTLVPVLILFYLGFTSWNAFGAAEWVGLANYERLLNDRTFHRVLFNTLYYAAFHIPLTLGAALGLALLLNRKMRGVAFFRTVAFFPYITSIVAIAVVWNMLFSAETGPINQFLGLFGFDDLPGWTVSTTWAMPAVIIVGTWREMGYFMLLFLAGLQTVPTELHEAARVDGASSWQRFLNVTLPCLRPTTFFVTVMLTIESFKILDLILVMTNGGPGISTTVLAQYVFRKGFQENDFGYASAVALVLFFICISVTVVQFLANKRRER; encoded by the coding sequence ATGGCGACCCTGAGCGCCGCACCCCCGCGACGGCGCACACGTCGTCCCGGGGCACGCCTGCGCAGGCGGAACACGTTCATCGGGTGGACCTTCATCCTGCCGAACTTCATCGGCTTCGCGACGCTCACCCTGGTCCCGGTGCTCATCCTGTTCTACCTCGGCTTCACGTCGTGGAACGCTTTCGGCGCTGCCGAGTGGGTGGGTCTGGCCAACTACGAGCGTCTGCTCAACGACCGCACCTTCCACCGGGTGCTGTTCAACACCCTCTACTACGCGGCCTTCCACATCCCCCTCACCCTGGGGGCTGCCCTCGGCCTGGCACTGCTGCTGAACCGCAAGATGCGCGGCGTGGCGTTCTTCCGCACCGTGGCCTTCTTCCCCTACATCACCTCGATCGTGGCGATTGCCGTGGTGTGGAACATGCTGTTCTCCGCCGAGACCGGGCCGATCAACCAGTTCCTCGGCCTCTTCGGCTTCGACGACCTCCCCGGCTGGACCGTTTCGACGACCTGGGCGATGCCGGCAGTGATCATCGTGGGCACCTGGCGCGAGATGGGCTACTTCATGCTGCTCTTCCTCGCCGGCCTGCAGACGGTGCCCACGGAGTTGCATGAGGCCGCCCGGGTGGACGGCGCCAGTAGCTGGCAACGCTTCTTGAACGTCACGCTGCCCTGCCTACGACCCACGACGTTCTTCGTGACGGTGATGTTGACGATCGAGAGCTTCAAGATCCTGGATCTAATTCTCGTGATGACCAACGGTGGCCCCGGGATCTCCACCACCGTCCTGGCGCAGTACGTCTTCCGGAAGGGCTTCCAGGAGAACGACTTCGGGTACGCCTCTGCGGTCGCTCTGGTGCTCTTCTTCATCTGCATCTCCGTGACCGTGGTGCAGTTCCTCGCCAACAAGCGACGGGAGCGGTAA
- a CDS encoding ABC transporter substrate-binding protein, with protein sequence MKRKIMSTAAAIAAAALVLSACGGDSDDSGTTNGNGDASGGDDAAPVTITFAGWSLATTPEFETLVEAFEAENEDITVEIVEYADGDDYDTQMITDLAGGTAPDVYPLKNLNHFFTYQDGGQLVDVSDVAAELGEEVSGVDAYVIDGATYAVPYRQDAWFIYYNMDLFEAAGVDQPDGSWTWDDYADAAEALTEGLAGTETPATGAYQHSWQSTLQGFATAQSPGADFLSGDWEYFVPYYERVLEMQDNGSLVSYSTVTTNSLSYQAQFGTQQAAMTVMGSWYIATLLAEQDSGDADDFAWGIAPAPQYDSSTTDQPVTFGDPTGLGINSAVEGDELEAAKRFVAFAAGEQAGEALAGIGITPAASTEAVTEAFFNLEGMPMDDLSQFAFSTHDVRPENTVDANNAALQNILGDAHSSIMSGSESPQDGIDEAMRRASDEVNN encoded by the coding sequence ATGAAGCGAAAGATCATGTCTACTGCGGCCGCCATCGCCGCTGCCGCACTCGTCCTGAGTGCCTGCGGTGGCGACAGCGACGATTCCGGAACGACCAATGGCAATGGCGACGCCTCCGGTGGCGACGACGCAGCACCGGTCACCATCACCTTCGCGGGGTGGAGCCTGGCGACCACCCCGGAGTTCGAAACCCTCGTGGAGGCCTTCGAGGCGGAGAACGAGGACATTACCGTCGAGATCGTCGAGTACGCCGACGGTGACGACTATGACACCCAGATGATCACCGACCTCGCCGGTGGTACCGCCCCGGACGTCTATCCGCTGAAGAACCTCAATCACTTCTTCACCTACCAGGACGGCGGGCAGCTCGTTGACGTCAGCGATGTGGCCGCTGAACTCGGCGAGGAGGTCAGTGGTGTGGATGCGTATGTGATCGACGGCGCTACCTATGCCGTGCCCTACCGGCAGGACGCCTGGTTCATCTACTACAACATGGACCTCTTCGAGGCCGCCGGTGTCGACCAGCCCGATGGCAGCTGGACCTGGGATGACTACGCCGACGCCGCCGAGGCTCTGACCGAAGGCCTGGCCGGGACCGAGACTCCGGCCACCGGCGCCTATCAGCACTCCTGGCAGTCCACCCTCCAGGGCTTCGCGACGGCGCAGAGCCCCGGCGCGGATTTCCTCTCCGGTGACTGGGAGTACTTCGTGCCCTACTACGAGCGTGTGCTGGAGATGCAGGACAACGGATCCTTGGTCAGCTACTCCACCGTGACCACGAACTCGCTGAGCTACCAGGCCCAGTTCGGCACGCAGCAGGCCGCGATGACCGTGATGGGGTCGTGGTACATCGCCACGCTGCTGGCCGAGCAGGACTCTGGAGATGCGGACGACTTCGCCTGGGGGATCGCCCCCGCGCCCCAGTACGACTCCTCCACCACGGACCAGCCGGTGACCTTTGGTGACCCCACGGGGCTCGGCATCAACTCCGCGGTGGAAGGTGACGAGCTCGAGGCCGCCAAGCGCTTCGTGGCATTCGCGGCCGGTGAGCAGGCCGGTGAGGCCCTGGCCGGGATCGGCATCACCCCGGCGGCGAGCACCGAGGCCGTCACGGAGGCCTTCTTCAACCTCGAAGGCATGCCGATGGACGACCTCTCGCAGTTCGCCTTCTCCACCCACGACGTGCGGCCGGAGAACACCGTGGACGCGAACAACGCGGCACTGCAGAACATCCTCGGAGATGCGCACTCGTCGATCATGTCGGGCAGCGAATCGCCGCAGGACGGGATCGATGAGGCCATGCGTCGTGCCTCCGACGAGGTCAACAACTAA
- a CDS encoding DUF2264 domain-containing protein — protein sequence MSPSAITSRTDLVALADALLTAVRPYASAHHARIALPGTPGGYGADVDALEGYARTFLLAGFRLAGDPGEDPHGYAEWYARGLIAGADPRSTERWVRPSEHPQAKVEAASLALVLDLTREWIWDRLSPLEQEHVVGYLAEVVGDETYPRNNWLWFRVVVQTFLRSVGGPYQLEDIRSDLERHDEFYERDGWYRDGDERAYDHYAGWAMHVYPTLWSRMGSAGDLAAPRAATDRDRLDRYLRDAVHLVGADGGPLIQGRSLVYRFATAAPYWVGGLAQVPSVPLGQLRAAGLASVDHFVRRGVPNERGLLDLGWLRPWRPLAQRYSGTGSAYWASKGLLGVALPSDHPVWTAPEHPLPSAEEDSTLVISAPGWAVSVPSSDGIVRVANHGTDHDVAGSEAGDSPLYARLGYSSATAPLLDPTAWHAPTDQSVVLVDAEGRRSHRSGMQTLTVQAGDGVAIAASRATAHWLTPDAEQMNHGSGWVGEAELAGTITTVSVLHGPWEVRLVHADALVPEALTLEAGGWALADDAGVHAHVSGTTVELSTTARSAHLLGVTGWQTSRLHHRDGASPLGAHAAVGVLTAPAATGWYALALSLTNLAAAPQLQPPAVDLTATHAHITWAEGTSSTVGLPPPPAPSPTDPGHDTTPPTPGSIHY from the coding sequence ATGAGCCCCTCGGCCATCACCTCGCGCACCGATCTGGTGGCGCTCGCCGATGCCCTGCTCACGGCGGTCCGGCCCTACGCCTCAGCGCACCACGCGCGCATCGCCCTGCCCGGAACGCCCGGCGGATACGGCGCCGACGTCGATGCCCTCGAGGGCTATGCCCGCACCTTTCTCTTGGCCGGCTTCCGCTTGGCCGGAGACCCCGGCGAGGATCCGCACGGCTATGCCGAGTGGTATGCCCGGGGCCTCATCGCCGGTGCCGACCCGAGGTCCACCGAGCGCTGGGTGCGGCCATCCGAGCACCCGCAGGCGAAGGTCGAGGCGGCCTCGCTCGCGCTGGTGCTGGACCTGACCCGCGAGTGGATCTGGGACCGGCTCTCCCCGCTCGAACAGGAGCATGTGGTGGGCTACCTCGCCGAGGTCGTCGGCGATGAGACCTACCCGCGCAACAACTGGCTGTGGTTCCGGGTCGTGGTCCAGACCTTCCTGCGTTCGGTCGGCGGGCCGTATCAGCTGGAGGACATCCGCTCCGATCTGGAGCGACACGACGAGTTCTACGAGCGCGATGGGTGGTACCGCGACGGCGATGAGCGCGCTTACGACCACTACGCCGGCTGGGCCATGCACGTCTACCCCACCCTGTGGTCCCGGATGGGGTCGGCCGGCGATCTGGCCGCGCCCCGCGCCGCCACGGACCGCGACCGGCTCGACCGCTACCTCCGGGATGCCGTGCATCTGGTGGGGGCCGATGGCGGCCCGCTCATCCAGGGACGCAGCCTCGTCTATCGTTTCGCCACCGCGGCACCGTACTGGGTGGGCGGGCTGGCTCAGGTGCCCTCCGTGCCGCTCGGGCAGCTCCGGGCGGCAGGCCTGGCGAGCGTCGATCACTTCGTCCGCCGCGGTGTGCCGAACGAGCGCGGTTTGCTCGACCTGGGCTGGCTCCGGCCCTGGCGGCCGCTCGCCCAGCGGTACTCCGGCACCGGCTCCGCGTACTGGGCCAGCAAGGGGCTGCTCGGGGTGGCGCTGCCGAGTGATCACCCGGTGTGGACCGCTCCGGAGCACCCGCTGCCCAGTGCCGAGGAGGACTCCACCCTGGTGATCTCCGCGCCCGGATGGGCGGTCAGTGTGCCCTCCTCGGACGGGATCGTCCGGGTGGCCAATCACGGCACCGACCACGACGTCGCGGGCAGTGAGGCCGGGGATTCCCCTCTGTACGCGCGCCTGGGCTACTCCAGCGCCACGGCCCCCCTGCTTGATCCCACGGCCTGGCACGCGCCGACCGATCAGTCCGTGGTTCTGGTCGATGCCGAGGGACGGCGTAGCCATCGCAGCGGCATGCAGACCCTCACCGTGCAGGCGGGCGACGGAGTCGCGATCGCCGCCTCGCGCGCCACCGCGCACTGGCTCACCCCGGATGCCGAGCAGATGAACCACGGCAGCGGCTGGGTGGGCGAGGCCGAGCTCGCCGGCACGATCACCACGGTGTCCGTGCTGCACGGGCCCTGGGAGGTGCGACTCGTGCACGCCGATGCCCTCGTACCGGAGGCGCTGACCCTGGAGGCGGGTGGCTGGGCGCTCGCGGACGACGCCGGAGTCCATGCCCACGTCAGCGGCACCACGGTGGAACTGTCCACGACGGCGAGGTCCGCGCACCTTCTGGGTGTGACCGGATGGCAGACGAGCCGCCTCCACCACCGCGACGGCGCCTCGCCGCTGGGCGCGCACGCCGCCGTCGGCGTCCTGACGGCCCCCGCTGCGACGGGCTGGTACGCCCTGGCACTGTCATTGACCAACCTCGCGGCTGCGCCACAGCTCCAGCCGCCCGCGGTGGACCTCACAGCCACGCATGCTCACATCACCTGGGCGGAGGGAACCTCGTCCACGGTCGGGCTTCCCCCGCCACCAGCGCCATCACCGACCGACCCCGGTCACGACACGACCCCGCCCACCCCGGGCTCGATCCACTACTAG